TGAAGCAAGTGCAGTTATTATTCGAAGGTCAACGTACATGGCTAGGAGTGCAAGAAGCGGTGCAACATTCTGTTGTACAGGTGGTAGCACAAGTGGCAACCTTTGATTGGATTGAGCCATACCGGGTTGATGAGCAGCAAGAGGCGAGAGGTACAGGTTTTATTATTGATGTTGAGGGGCATGTGATTACCAATGCACACGTGGTAGATCAAGCAAAAACAGTTTGGATACATGTACCAGCATTTGGAAAAAAAGTTATAGCAGTCGATGTAGTCAGTTTTTGTCCGGATCGTGATTTGGCGTTATTGCGTATAAAGCCTGAAGGCAGAGAATTTTTTAAAAAGCAGCTTGGATCAATTATACCGCTAACATTGGGCGATTCTGATTCTGTGCAGCGTACGGATAATGTTTTACTGGTGGGGTATCCGTTGGGGCAGTATGGAGTCAAAACGGTCACCGGTATTATCAGTGGTCGCGAATCGGGTGATGGCAGAACGCTACTGCAAATTACTGCACCGGTTAATTTAGGTAATTCTGGGGGGCCGCTGATTAATGAATATGGAGAAGTTGTCGGTATTGCTATTGCGATGGTGTTTCTCGCGCAAAACATTGGATATGCAATTCCAGTTAATGAATTAAAGGCTGTTCTTGAAGATTTGTATAAGAATAAATTTGTGCGTCGTCCGACATTAGGAGTTCGATTTAATTATGCAACTGATGAATGTGCGCGATATTTTGGTAATCCTGTGCCTTCTGGCTTTTATATTAACACGGTATTTCCGGGTACGTTATTGGAAAAAGCAGGTGTTTTAGCGGGAGATATGTTATACGAGTTTAATGCGTATGCTTTAGATTCTTTTGGTGAAGTAATAGTGCCGTGGTGCAGTGATAAATTAACGATTCATGATTTAGTAGCGCGTGTCAAAATTGGTGATCAGATAGGGATTATTTTGTATCGAGCAGGAAAGCGTATTGAGTTGTCGTTCACTTTTGATCTTGTTCCTTCTTATGCGATTCGAATGATGTATCCGTTGTATGAACCGGTTGATTATGAGATTTTTGGAGGGATGGTGGTTATGCAGCTTGTTGATAATCATATTCCACTACTAGCCGAAAATGCACCATCTTTGATTGATTACAGTAAAATGGAACATAAAGTAGGGCCACGGCTTGTCATTACTCATATTTTCCCTGGATCGGTTATACAACAGGGGCGTTGTTTTACGAGTGGGTTTATTATTACGCAGGTTAATGGCATGGCAGTGGCAACGCTTTCTGAGCTATCACATGCAATAGTACAAAACAGGGATAAAGAGTTTGTAACTATAAAAACAGAAGATGGCATTTTGGGAGTGTTTTTATTACGGGCAATAGTAGAAGATGAAGTGCGCTTGTCTTCTGATTTTTCCTATCCGATTTCTCCTGTGATGGAAGAGCTTTTGAAGGATAAATGATTGCGAATTCGATCTAATAAAATAATTTTTTTAGATTTCCGTAAAGAAACTTTGCGTGCTATAAAGCCTGATTATGATAAAGGATTATTGTTTTGCCGTCATCACGAACGAAATGATTAATACGATAAAATCTAACTTTTATATAAAATCGTTAGATCGAATTCACGTTAAATAATGTATGGCACGTGTGAAATTTTATAACTGGTTATATACTTAACATGTGATAATTAAATTGAAAATGTGTGGGGGAATATACGGTGGCAATAGCTAAAAAACGTCTTGATCAATTAATATGCGAACGAATGCCGCAGTATTCACGCAGCCAGGTGCAAAGTTGGATTATGCAAGGTAAAGTGTTTGTGGATGATATGGTGGTTACCAAATCAGGAACCATGGTTGCTGATGATGTAGCGATACGCTTGGATGTAGATGAGCCAAAATACGTGGGCCGTGCGGGTTTTAAATTAGAAAAAGCGCTAGATTATTTTAAGATAGATGTGCACGATTATGTTGTGCTAGACGCCGGCCTTTCAACGGGTGGATTTACCGATTGTTTGTTGCAAAATGGTGCGCGAAAAGTTTTTGGTGTTGACGTTGGCTATGGTCAGGTGCATGAAAAGATTCGTAATGATGATCGTGTGATAGTAATGGAAAAAACGAACCTACGTAACCTTGGTACGGTTGGAGAATTGGTTGATTTGGTGACGCTTGATTTATCGTTTATTTCAATACTGAAAGTTATGCAAGCGGTTGCCGGGATGCTCAAAGAAGGTGGTGTTTTAATTACCTTGATTAAGCCACAATTTGAAGCAGGCAAGGAACAAGTTTCGCGCGGCGGCATTGTAAAAGATCCGGCGGTACATGTGCAGGTAATCGAGCGAGTAACGCAAGGCATTGTTGCATATGGATTTGAATATCTTGGTGTAACCGAGTCGCCAATTGAAGGCACCATGGGAAATAAAGAGTTTTTGGCGTGTTTTAAGAAAATAACAGCTCCTATGCAATAATAACTGCACAGGAGCTATTTCTCTTCTTTCATTTTTACAGATTTTGATGATTTTTGGATCAGTCAAAATCGTGCAGCAGCGGCAGGACCCTGCGCAGGGCGGAGTCGGGCACGTGCAGCTTGATAATCTTGTTCTACTTCGCGCTCTAGTACCCGCAGTTGTTGAAAGGTAGAAATTTTTTGTGCGGGCGTGAGGGGCGACGGTGTTTGCAATAGGCGCCTGAGCGCATGTAGTTCTCTCACTTTAAGCAAAGATTCGACAGGCATTCCTTCGATGGCTTCTCGTTTTAGTCGTAGTTCTTGGGCTTGTTGTCGTTCGGCAGCAGACATTCTTTTGGCGAATTGGTACATTCCATGATTTGACGAAGTTGAGATCATAAGCGCTATTGCGGCGAGTTTAATAGATTGTGATATATTCATGAGAAGTTCCTGTGTAAAGGTGGTATT
This genomic interval from Candidatus Babeliales bacterium contains the following:
- a CDS encoding trypsin-like peptidase domain-containing protein, giving the protein MKQVQLLFEGQRTWLGVQEAVQHSVVQVVAQVATFDWIEPYRVDEQQEARGTGFIIDVEGHVITNAHVVDQAKTVWIHVPAFGKKVIAVDVVSFCPDRDLALLRIKPEGREFFKKQLGSIIPLTLGDSDSVQRTDNVLLVGYPLGQYGVKTVTGIISGRESGDGRTLLQITAPVNLGNSGGPLINEYGEVVGIAIAMVFLAQNIGYAIPVNELKAVLEDLYKNKFVRRPTLGVRFNYATDECARYFGNPVPSGFYINTVFPGTLLEKAGVLAGDMLYEFNAYALDSFGEVIVPWCSDKLTIHDLVARVKIGDQIGIILYRAGKRIELSFTFDLVPSYAIRMMYPLYEPVDYEIFGGMVVMQLVDNHIPLLAENAPSLIDYSKMEHKVGPRLVITHIFPGSVIQQGRCFTSGFIITQVNGMAVATLSELSHAIVQNRDKEFVTIKTEDGILGVFLLRAIVEDEVRLSSDFSYPISPVMEELLKDK
- a CDS encoding TlyA family RNA methyltransferase, whose protein sequence is MAIAKKRLDQLICERMPQYSRSQVQSWIMQGKVFVDDMVVTKSGTMVADDVAIRLDVDEPKYVGRAGFKLEKALDYFKIDVHDYVVLDAGLSTGGFTDCLLQNGARKVFGVDVGYGQVHEKIRNDDRVIVMEKTNLRNLGTVGELVDLVTLDLSFISILKVMQAVAGMLKEGGVLITLIKPQFEAGKEQVSRGGIVKDPAVHVQVIERVTQGIVAYGFEYLGVTESPIEGTMGNKEFLACFKKITAPMQ